A part of Pseudoliparis swirei isolate HS2019 ecotype Mariana Trench chromosome 8, NWPU_hadal_v1, whole genome shotgun sequence genomic DNA contains:
- the LOC130197778 gene encoding transcription factor BTF3 homolog 4-like, with the protein MNQEKLAKLQAQVRIGGKGTARRKKKVVHKTATADDKKLQGSLKKLAVNNIAGIEEVNMIKDDGTVIHFNNPKVQASLSANTFAITGHAENKQLTEMLPGILSQLGADSLSSLRKLAEQFPRQSMDLKAVKEEIAEEEDDDVPDLVENFDEASKNEAN; encoded by the exons ATGAATCAAGAAAAACTTGCAAAACTCCAGGCACAAGTGCGGATAGGTGGAAAG GGAACGGCCCGCAGGAAGAAAAAGGTTGTTCACAAAACGGCAACAGCTGATGACAAAAAACTCCAAGGCTCGCTGAAGAAACTGGCAGTGAACAACATTGCAGGGATAGAAGAG GtgaatatgataaaagatgatgGGACGGTGATCCACTTCAACAACCCCAAAGTGCAGGCGTCTCTGTCCGCTAACACCTTTGCCATCACGGGCCACGCTGAGAACAAGCAGTTGACAGAGATGCTGCCGGGCATCCTGAGCCAGCTGGGAGCCGACAGCCTCAGCAGCCTGCGAAAGCTGGCAGAGCAGTTCCCACGGCAAT CAATGGACTTGAAAGCAGTCAAGGAAGAAATtgcagaagaagaggatgacGACGTACCAG ATCTTGTGGAGAACTTCGATGAAGCCTCAAAGAATGAAGCAAACTGA